The genomic segment ATTGCTGATGAACATCATCGGCTTTGGCTTGCCCTGGGCATATGACAATCCCACCGTCGCCGGCGGTATGGACCCACCCAATTACTGGGCATGGGTCATTCCGACCCTGTTTTTTGAAGGCACAATGCGCGGAATATTTTCGCTGCTGTTCGGCGCCAGCATTGTCCTGCTGACCGACCGGATGGAAAAGTCCGGCGCTGGGCTGAAAACAGCCGACATCCATTTCCGCCGGATGCTCTGGATGCTTCTTTTCGGAATAATACACTGGGCGCTACTGCTATGGATCGGCGAGATATTATTTGCCTATTCGATCGGCGGACTCCTTCTCTTCGCTTTTCGGAAAATGGCGCCAAAGCATCTTCTGATGATCGCAGGCGCCTTGTTGCTCACAAGCGTTGCGATTTCTGCCGTTGAACATCGCGACATGGTCGAAACCAGCACTGCCGCCGAAAAGGCATCTGAAGCGAAAACCGCCGGAGTAAAATTGACGGAGGAACAACAGGCGTCCGTTACAGAATGGGAAGAAGCTCAGAGTGAATTTTCTCCAAAGATGGAAGATCTCGAGTCCATTTTGAAAATTCACCGCGAAGGATATTTCGAAGCGGTGAAGGATCAGTTCCCCATAGCTTATGAGTTCCAGTGGACCCATTTACCTTGGTGGCTTGTGTTCGACATGATGTCATTCATGATGATTGGCATGGCCTTTCTGGGTCTTGGAATACTGGGCGCGTACAAAAGCCGGGCATATTATTTCAGCATGATGGTCGTAGGCTATGTGGTAGGCTTACCGCTCAACTATATGGAATTACATATCTTCCAGCATAGCGGTTTCACCGTTCTGGGGTATAGCGAAGCGGCCATTACCTATGAAATTAGCAGGCTCGCTATGGTCATCGGACATCTTGGACTGTTTTTGAGCATCATTAAGGGCGGATGGTTGAAGCCTTTGCAGCGCGTCCTTGCCGCGACCGGCCAAATGGCGCTGACAAACTACATTGCACAGACACTCATCTGCACCATGCTATTTTACGGATTTGGCTTTGGTCTATTCAACAGGTTGGAACGCCATGAACTATTTTATGTGGTAGCTGCAATCTGGGCTATCGAGCTCATTTGGAGCCCGATTTGGCTTCGCTTTTTCCGCTTCGGTCCGATGGAGTGGCTATGGAGATCATTGACCTATTGGGAACGACAACCGATGCGGAGATAGACCCCACGGGCCAATGACTTAAGACCAAGGAACCGCCGGTCAGTATAAGAGATAGGGGCGTCGGTCGGTAACCCAAGCCTCCTCATCCGGCCCGGTCACCGCATCCAACTCATCCGCTGTCGACCCATCCCGATCCACCCACTCGCGCAGGCCGGGACCGCCATTGATCACATCAATCGCCAGTTTCCCGAATTCATATTCATAAGGAAAATCACGCCACAGATCATAGTCGGGATACAGGCTCCGGATCGCCTTGAACGCCAGTGCCTGCACGCGCCATGGACGGAACGCCTGATGGTCATAGGCCGCGCCTTCGGCATGAATATGCACGCCGTGGCAGAGGCTGTGGACATGTTTGTGGAAAGTCGGTTCAAACCATATTTCGCGCAACGTGCAGCCTGTGAGCCATTGGGGGGCAAAGCGGCGCATTTCGGCGATGACCGCGCGGGCGTCGATGTCGGGTGCACCGAAAATTTCCAAGGGCCGCGTGGTGCCGCGTCCCTCTGACAATGTGGTGCCCTCCAGCATCACCGTCCCTGCATAGGCACGCGCCATGTTGATGTTGGGCGCATTGGGGCTGGGGTTGATCCACAAACGGTCTGCTGGCCAGCCATAGCCCGGCGCGGCATCGGGTTGATACCCTTCCATCGCAACAACATGGTAATCCACATCGATCTTATAATGGTCAATGAACCACTGCCCCAGTTCGCCCAGGGTCAGGCCGTGACGCATGGGAATTGGCCCCGCGCCCACAAAACTTTCCCAACCGGGCAACAATGTCAGACCTTCAACCGGCCGTCCCGCCGGATTGGGGCGGTCGAGCACCCAGACCGACTTTCCATGTTCGGCGGCGGCCTCCAGCATGTAGAGCAGCGTCGTAATGAAGGTATAGATGCGGCAGCCCAGATCCTGCATGTCGATCAGGATGACATCAAATGTCCCCATCGATTGTCCGGTAGGACGACGCACTTCGCCATAGAGACTGAACACCGGCACACCGTGGACAGGATCGGTGAAATCAGGCGATTCCATCATATTGTCCTGCTTGTCGCCACGCAGTCCATGTTGCGGCCCGAACGCCGCGGTGATGTTGATATCGTCCAACGCCGCAAGCGCATCGAAGCTATGTGTCAGGTCCGATGTGACCGAGGCGGGATGGGCGAGAAGCGCAACGCGCTTACCCTTTAACGGTGCACGCAGCGAAGGCTCGGTGAGCAGGCGATCTATTCCAAATTTCATGCCGCGCTTGGTGCCTCCAGATAAAGCGCAAAGCAATCCCTATGATGAAAATCAGGCTTTCCTTCGGGGTGCGCCAAGGCCCAATAGGATTTCGTGTCCCCGCTTTCCGCAATGACCGCAGTCAGTCCGATCCACAAAGCCGCATCGCGCCATTGGTCGGGCAATGAGATTTCGACCTCCAGCGCGAAATGGGTTTCACTGGCATCCCCGTTAATTTCCGGGCGATAGGTCATGAGTTCGGTCATCCCTGCCCGATAACCGGCAAAGCTGTATGCGGCCCATTGGGTCGAGGGGGCGAAATTATACTCGAGATACGCCTCGTCATCGTCGCGCCTGACGAACAGTTCAAAACAGGTCGTTTTCCACAATTCATCTGTTCGCATGGGTGGCAATGTGCGGGGAATTTCCAGCGCATTCAGATCGCAATCGACATGGTAGCGCAGCCACAGCGCACCGCCCTCTGCACGGGTAACCGACACCAGAATTGTGTCGACCATGAAGGGCGGGGTTGCGGGATGGCAGGTGAGCGCGATTTCCTCTATCGAAATATTGGCCAATCTCGAAACTCCATGCTAGGCGCTGCCGCGTTATGACTGCTTACAAATCCGACCTCCTCCGCCTGCTTGATGAGCGTGGCTACATTCACCAGGCAACCGATGCCGCCGGGCTTGATGCCTTGGCGACGAAAGAAGTTGTCCCGGGCTATATCGGCTTCGATCCGACTGCGCCATCGCTTCATGTCGGCAGCCTTGTGCAGATCATGCTGCTGCGCCGTCTACAACAGACAGGGCACAAGCCGATCGTCCTGATGGGCGGTGGCACCGGCAAGATTGGCGACCCCAGCTTCAAGGATGAAGCGCGCAAATTGCTGACCAACGAGGTCATTCAGGAAAACTGCGCCTCGATCAGGCGGATTTTCGAACGCTTCCTCACCTTTGGTGACGGGCCGTCCGATGCGATCATGCTGGATAACAGCGAATGGCTCGATGCTTTGGAGTATATCCCTTTCCTGCGTGAAGTCGGGCAGCATTTCTCGATCAACCGGATGCTCAGCTTTGATTCGGTCAAACTGCGCCTCGACCGCGAACAATCGCTCTCCTTCCTAGAATTCAACTATATGATTTTGCAGGCCTATGACTTCATGGAATTGTCACGCCGTGCCGCGTGCCGCCTGCAAATGGGCGGGTCCGATCAATGGGGCAATATCGTCAACGGCATTGAGCTTGCCCGCCGCATGGACGGCACCGAAGTATATGGCGTCACAACCCCGCTGATCACCACGGCAGACGGTGGCAAGATGGGCAAGACGATGTCGGGCGCTGTCTGGCTGCATGAGGACCAGTTGCCTGCCTATGATTACTGGCAGTTCTGGCGCAACACGGATGACCGCGATGTGGGCCGTTTTCTGCGGTTGTTTACCGATGTGCCGCTCGACGAAATCGCACGGCTTGAGGCTTTGCAGGGCTCCGAAATCAACGCGGCCAAGATTGCGCTCGCCAATGCGGCGACCGAAATGTGCCGGGGTGCAGAGGCCTCGGCGCTCGCCGAGGAAACCGCGCGCAAGACTTTTGAAGAGGGCGCGACGGGCGACAATCTGCCGATTTTCGAAGCCTCTGGCGCTGTATCGATAATTGATGCCCTAATTGGACTTAATTTTGTTGCGTCGAAGAAAGAGGCCCGGCGTCTGATCGAAGGCGGCGGCGCACGCATCAATGGGGAGGCAGTTGCTGACGAAAATGCTTTAATTTCGGTAACTTCGGATGATGTAAAGCTGTCGGCGGGGAAGAAAAAGCACGGAATTTTGCGCTTTAGCTAAGGCCGCAGGGTAAACGTGCAGCCCCAACTATTTTACCATTTATTTGTAACTTCATGTCATGTTGCGGCTATCGAAAATAAAACAAAGGCCGCACTGAATGGCGCAACCCGCACCGAATAACGACATGGATCTCCGCCGCGCGGCTCGCCATCGTGCGAACCACAAGGTTATCGCGGAAAGCAAGTTTCATGGTGACCAGACGATCCACATCGTCAACGTGTCCGCCCATGGGTTCATGATCGACGACAACACGGTGTTCGAACGTGGCGACCGCGTGGAATTGCGCTTGCCTGTCGTTGGCCGGTTGGAGGCTCTGGTCATCTGGACCGTAGAAAACCGTGCCGGATTCCAGTTCGAGCGCGTGGTTCGCCTGCCCGATTTCCTTGCGCTTCTGGAGCATGTAAGCCCCAAGTTGCGGTAAACTAACCGCCGCGCAGGGTCGCGATCCCGGCGTCCCGTTCAAACAGATAAAGACACAAGCGCGCAGCCTCCCCACGGGGGCCCGCCAGTCCGCCGTCGCGGTCGAGCAACAGCCGCGCGTCGTCGGCCGCCACGCTGATCAACGCGCGCACCTGTTCGGGCGTTGCGACGCGGAACGGACTGTCGCCCGACTGCC from the Sphingorhabdus lacus genome contains:
- a CDS encoding DUF418 domain-containing protein encodes the protein MVIEEARSEALSPLVQTERIGSLDILRGIAVLGILLMNIIGFGLPWAYDNPTVAGGMDPPNYWAWVIPTLFFEGTMRGIFSLLFGASIVLLTDRMEKSGAGLKTADIHFRRMLWMLLFGIIHWALLLWIGEILFAYSIGGLLLFAFRKMAPKHLLMIAGALLLTSVAISAVEHRDMVETSTAAEKASEAKTAGVKLTEEQQASVTEWEEAQSEFSPKMEDLESILKIHREGYFEAVKDQFPIAYEFQWTHLPWWLVFDMMSFMMIGMAFLGLGILGAYKSRAYYFSMMVVGYVVGLPLNYMELHIFQHSGFTVLGYSEAAITYEISRLAMVIGHLGLFLSIIKGGWLKPLQRVLAATGQMALTNYIAQTLICTMLFYGFGFGLFNRLERHELFYVVAAIWAIELIWSPIWLRFFRFGPMEWLWRSLTYWERQPMRR
- a CDS encoding exo-beta-N-acetylmuramidase NamZ family protein; protein product: MKFGIDRLLTEPSLRAPLKGKRVALLAHPASVTSDLTHSFDALAALDDINITAAFGPQHGLRGDKQDNMMESPDFTDPVHGVPVFSLYGEVRRPTGQSMGTFDVILIDMQDLGCRIYTFITTLLYMLEAAAEHGKSVWVLDRPNPAGRPVEGLTLLPGWESFVGAGPIPMRHGLTLGELGQWFIDHYKIDVDYHVVAMEGYQPDAAPGYGWPADRLWINPSPNAPNINMARAYAGTVMLEGTTLSEGRGTTRPLEIFGAPDIDARAVIAEMRRFAPQWLTGCTLREIWFEPTFHKHVHSLCHGVHIHAEGAAYDHQAFRPWRVQALAFKAIRSLYPDYDLWRDFPYEYEFGKLAIDVINGGPGLREWVDRDGSTADELDAVTGPDEEAWVTDRRPYLLY
- a CDS encoding DOMON-like domain-containing protein; translation: MANISIEEIALTCHPATPPFMVDTILVSVTRAEGGALWLRYHVDCDLNALEIPRTLPPMRTDELWKTTCFELFVRRDDDEAYLEYNFAPSTQWAAYSFAGYRAGMTELMTYRPEINGDASETHFALEVEISLPDQWRDAALWIGLTAVIAESGDTKSYWALAHPEGKPDFHHRDCFALYLEAPSAA
- the tyrS gene encoding tyrosine--tRNA ligase translates to MTAYKSDLLRLLDERGYIHQATDAAGLDALATKEVVPGYIGFDPTAPSLHVGSLVQIMLLRRLQQTGHKPIVLMGGGTGKIGDPSFKDEARKLLTNEVIQENCASIRRIFERFLTFGDGPSDAIMLDNSEWLDALEYIPFLREVGQHFSINRMLSFDSVKLRLDREQSLSFLEFNYMILQAYDFMELSRRAACRLQMGGSDQWGNIVNGIELARRMDGTEVYGVTTPLITTADGGKMGKTMSGAVWLHEDQLPAYDYWQFWRNTDDRDVGRFLRLFTDVPLDEIARLEALQGSEINAAKIALANAATEMCRGAEASALAEETARKTFEEGATGDNLPIFEASGAVSIIDALIGLNFVASKKEARRLIEGGGARINGEAVADENALISVTSDDVKLSAGKKKHGILRFS
- a CDS encoding PilZ domain-containing protein, with product MAQPAPNNDMDLRRAARHRANHKVIAESKFHGDQTIHIVNVSAHGFMIDDNTVFERGDRVELRLPVVGRLEALVIWTVENRAGFQFERVVRLPDFLALLEHVSPKLR